A genomic region of Candidatus Dormiibacterota bacterium contains the following coding sequences:
- a CDS encoding Fe-Mn family superoxide dismutase has protein sequence MNVYTPHKWELSGLAGISDETLQIHFGLYEGYVKNTNLLNERIGELRAAGKNVGSDPAYAELVRRLGWEYNGMRLHELYFDNMTKSPTELKSGKLYDALGAAYGSFDAWKKDFSAVGAMRGIGWAIAYMDPTNGQITNHWITEHEMGHPAGFKPIVVLDIWEHAYFRDYKPADRPKYIEAFLANTDWAACEKRLA, from the coding sequence ATGAACGTTTATACACCACATAAATGGGAACTTTCGGGTCTTGCCGGCATCTCCGACGAGACGCTGCAGATCCATTTCGGCCTCTACGAAGGCTACGTCAAAAACACCAACCTGCTCAACGAGCGTATCGGCGAATTGCGCGCGGCCGGCAAAAACGTCGGCTCCGACCCCGCGTACGCCGAACTCGTGCGGAGGCTCGGTTGGGAGTACAACGGCATGCGTTTGCACGAATTGTACTTCGATAACATGACCAAGAGCCCGACCGAACTAAAATCCGGCAAACTCTACGACGCGCTCGGGGCGGCATACGGCAGCTTCGATGCGTGGAAGAAAGATTTCTCCGCCGTCGGCGCGATGCGCGGCATCGGCTGGGCGATCGCCTATATGGATCCGACCAACGGTCAAATCACCAACCATTGGATCACCGAACACGAGATGGGGCATCCCGCGGGATTCAAACCGATCGTGGTGCTGGACATTTGGGAGCACGCGTACTTCCGCGACTACAAACCGGCGGATCGTCCGAAGTACATCGAAGCGTTCCTTGCTAATACCGATTGGGCCGCCTGCGAAAAGCGCCTCGCGTAA
- a CDS encoding NAD(P)H-quinone oxidoreductase, with amino-acid sequence MNYIAFANPGPAGVLYVAEGPAPTPGAGEVLIKVEAAGVCRADTLQRAGSYPPPPGASPVLGLEVSGTIAALGDATDGLRAGDRVVALCNGGGYAEYVAVPYGQVLPLPSTWSFIEGASLPENAFTVFDNVFTRARLQPGETLLVHGGSSGIGTTAIMFARALGSNAIVTVGSDAKGAACIEYGANAAINYRERDFVAEVARLTDGRGVDAILDIVGGDYIARDIECLATDGRIACIATAGGASATIDIGKLMRRRGTIMGSSLRARTTAEKAAIARSLRERIWPLLEARMAIVPAIDSLYTFGEAAKAHERMESSRHIGKIVLVPDASQAD; translated from the coding sequence GTGAACTACATAGCGTTTGCAAATCCGGGGCCTGCCGGCGTGCTCTACGTGGCCGAAGGGCCCGCACCCACGCCCGGCGCGGGCGAAGTCCTCATCAAAGTCGAGGCCGCCGGCGTCTGCCGCGCCGATACCCTCCAGCGGGCCGGTTCGTATCCGCCGCCGCCCGGCGCGTCGCCGGTCCTCGGCCTCGAGGTCTCGGGAACGATCGCCGCGTTAGGCGATGCCACCGACGGGCTACGGGCCGGCGATCGCGTCGTCGCGCTCTGCAACGGCGGAGGCTATGCCGAATACGTCGCCGTCCCGTACGGGCAAGTCTTGCCGCTGCCGTCCACCTGGTCGTTTATCGAAGGCGCCAGCCTCCCGGAAAACGCATTCACGGTCTTCGACAACGTCTTCACGCGGGCGCGCCTGCAGCCGGGCGAGACATTGCTCGTCCACGGGGGTTCGAGCGGCATCGGTACGACCGCTATCATGTTCGCACGCGCGCTTGGCTCCAACGCGATCGTCACCGTCGGAAGCGATGCGAAGGGCGCGGCCTGCATCGAGTACGGAGCGAACGCCGCAATCAACTACCGCGAACGCGATTTCGTCGCAGAAGTAGCGCGCCTTACCGACGGGCGCGGCGTCGATGCGATCCTCGACATCGTCGGCGGTGACTACATCGCGCGCGACATCGAATGCCTCGCCACCGATGGGCGTATCGCCTGCATCGCAACCGCGGGCGGCGCCAGCGCAACGATCGACATCGGCAAGCTGATGCGCAGACGCGGGACGATCATGGGCTCGAGCCTGCGAGCGCGCACGACGGCCGAGAAAGCCGCAATCGCTCGCTCACTTCGCGAGCGCATCTGGCCCCTGCTCGAAGCGCGCATGGCCATCGTACCGGCGATCGACTCACTCTATACGTTCGGCGAAGCCGCAAAAGCCCACGAGCGCATGGAGTCCAGTCGCCATATCGGCAAAATCGTGCTCGTGCCGGACGCATCCCAAGCGGACTGA
- the queA gene encoding tRNA preQ1(34) S-adenosylmethionine ribosyltransferase-isomerase QueA translates to MDQLASAYDFELPADLIAQHPAERRDASRLMVVGAARVEHRIFHDLPQLLRRGDLLVLNETRVIAARIFGTRVVPEGAGGRVELLLLHPAESMRYDAAATRWVALARPARRLRVGERIAFEGFGSARVEREFDGGMREVAFDLDRPFEAFLAQAGRLPLPPYIKNDSDEAQARYQTVFARTPGSVAAPTASLHFTPEVLQALDTAGVEIARLTLDVGIGTFRPMQSERIDEHVMHAERFHIPPAAVDAIAQARREGRRVVAAGTTVVRALEGSARANGRILAGEQQTDIFIAPGFQFQAVDAMITNFHLPRSTLLVLVSAFAGRERIARAYRTAVQERYRFFSFGDAMLLTRDS, encoded by the coding sequence ATCGACCAGCTAGCCAGCGCCTACGATTTCGAACTTCCCGCCGACCTCATAGCCCAGCACCCCGCGGAACGACGCGATGCGAGTCGCCTGATGGTCGTCGGCGCAGCGCGCGTCGAACATCGCATCTTTCACGATTTACCGCAGCTGTTGCGCCGCGGCGATCTGTTGGTTCTAAACGAAACGCGCGTGATCGCCGCGCGCATCTTCGGCACGCGCGTCGTCCCCGAGGGGGCGGGCGGGCGCGTGGAATTGCTGCTCTTGCACCCCGCGGAGTCCATGCGCTACGATGCCGCCGCAACGCGCTGGGTCGCGCTCGCGCGCCCGGCGCGCCGGCTACGCGTGGGCGAACGCATCGCGTTCGAGGGTTTCGGCAGCGCCCGCGTGGAGCGCGAATTCGACGGGGGGATGCGCGAGGTCGCCTTCGATCTCGATCGGCCGTTCGAAGCATTTCTAGCTCAGGCGGGCCGGCTTCCGCTGCCGCCGTACATCAAGAACGATAGCGACGAAGCCCAAGCCCGCTACCAAACCGTCTTCGCGCGCACCCCGGGCAGCGTCGCCGCCCCAACCGCTTCGCTGCACTTCACGCCCGAGGTGCTGCAGGCGCTCGATACCGCCGGCGTCGAGATCGCCCGGCTCACGCTGGATGTCGGGATCGGAACCTTTCGGCCCATGCAGAGCGAGCGTATCGACGAACACGTGATGCATGCCGAGCGATTTCATATCCCGCCGGCAGCCGTCGACGCCATAGCGCAAGCGCGCCGCGAAGGCCGCAGGGTCGTTGCGGCGGGCACCACCGTGGTTCGCGCCCTGGAGGGAAGCGCGCGGGCCAACGGGCGCATCCTAGCGGGAGAACAGCAGACCGACATCTTCATCGCACCCGGCTTCCAATTTCAGGCCGTCGACGCCATGATCACCAATTTTCATTTACCGCGCTCGACGCTGCTGGTATTGGTGAGCGCCTTTGCCGGCCGCGAGCGGATCGCACGTGCTTATCGAACCGCCGTCCAAGAGCGCTACCGATTTTTCTCTTTCGGCGATGCGATGCTCCTGACGCGGGACTCTTGA
- a CDS encoding PilZ domain-containing protein — translation MTDDENDKRYALRLRKFIDVVVEDPLSAMLFRGAVADISPTGMRVIVDQYLPVGTKYTLTMKRSPFLRLRGQVRWIKGFNDDTFQVGILIVDATDDDRKRLTNFLELEHQRLSTS, via the coding sequence ATGACTGACGACGAAAACGATAAGCGCTACGCCTTACGGCTACGCAAGTTCATCGACGTCGTCGTTGAAGATCCGCTCTCGGCCATGCTCTTTCGCGGCGCGGTTGCCGATATTTCGCCGACCGGGATGCGCGTGATCGTCGATCAGTATCTGCCGGTTGGAACCAAATATACGCTCACGATGAAACGTAGCCCATTCTTGCGGCTTCGCGGCCAAGTCCGATGGATCAAGGGCTTCAACGACGACACCTTTCAAGTCGGCATCCTGATCGTCGACGCCACCGACGACGACAGGAAACGTCTGACGAATTTCCTCGAGCTGGAGCACCAACGTCTATCGACCAGCTAG
- a CDS encoding SpoIID/LytB domain-containing protein yields MVIPRSRFLAAAGAGMLGFATRGRARAGAADEFDPATTTTRQALRVLLGRGTAVVQGPDRFAFNGRPYRGTFTQTPDGSIVNLVDLEAYLYSVVPREMSPAWPSAAMQAQAICSRTYVLQRSNPRRAYDVVPSELDQVYGGYASESPAARAAVDATAGSVLRYADAFAYALYSSCCGGHTEASSDAWNGPSFAYLMGVPCPYCTASPYYRWQRTLPLATVASAFTAQLAPIGALTDVRLGAIDPSGRAKTVELDAGGASEFVMASRFRLSVGARTVPSLLITKMGLMNDSPASPAQEPGTLAIAGGGLGHGVGLCQWGALGMALAGHRASDILAFYFPGTTIGHD; encoded by the coding sequence GTGGTGATTCCGCGCTCGCGTTTCCTTGCCGCCGCAGGTGCGGGGATGCTCGGGTTCGCAACGCGCGGTCGCGCGCGTGCGGGAGCGGCCGACGAATTCGACCCCGCTACCACAACCACGCGGCAAGCGTTACGCGTCTTGCTCGGGCGCGGCACGGCCGTCGTGCAAGGCCCCGATCGCTTCGCATTCAACGGACGCCCCTACCGCGGAACGTTTACGCAGACTCCGGATGGTTCGATCGTCAATCTGGTCGATCTCGAGGCCTATCTCTACAGCGTCGTCCCGCGCGAAATGTCGCCGGCGTGGCCGAGCGCGGCGATGCAAGCGCAAGCGATCTGCTCGCGTACCTACGTGTTGCAGCGGAGCAATCCGCGCCGCGCGTACGACGTCGTTCCCTCGGAACTCGATCAGGTTTACGGCGGATACGCTTCGGAATCACCCGCGGCGCGCGCGGCGGTCGACGCCACCGCCGGGTCGGTCCTGCGATACGCCGACGCGTTCGCCTACGCGCTCTACTCGTCGTGCTGCGGCGGCCACACCGAGGCATCGTCCGACGCTTGGAACGGGCCCTCATTCGCCTATCTGATGGGCGTTCCGTGCCCGTATTGCACGGCTTCGCCGTACTATCGCTGGCAGCGCACCCTTCCTTTAGCGACGGTGGCGAGCGCTTTTACCGCGCAACTCGCACCCATCGGCGCGTTGACCGACGTGCGCCTCGGCGCGATCGATCCGAGCGGCCGCGCCAAGACCGTCGAACTGGATGCCGGCGGCGCCTCGGAGTTCGTCATGGCCAGTCGCTTTCGGCTTTCCGTCGGCGCGCGCACGGTACCGAGCCTGTTGATCACGAAGATGGGCTTGATGAACGATTCCCCCGCCTCACCTGCCCAAGAGCCGGGAACGCTGGCCATTGCCGGCGGAGGCCTCGGGCACGGGGTCGGCCTGTGTCAATGGGGAGCGCTCGGCATGGCGCTGGCCGGGCATCGTGCGTCCGATATTCTCGCGTTCTATTTTCCAGGAACCACTATCGGACATGACTGA